A part of Mesoplodon densirostris isolate mMesDen1 chromosome 10, mMesDen1 primary haplotype, whole genome shotgun sequence genomic DNA contains:
- the LOC132497981 gene encoding histone H1.8 yields MPSPTAGTGRPRVAKQRPPPLLPGQGAVALTWGGGLIRSGVQEPRRHPPVLRMVLEALQAGEQRRGTSVAAIKVYILQKYPTVDVLRLKYLLKQALATGIHRGLLVRPVNSKARGATGSFQLVSKDKRKIQPRKTSTMTAPRRPGQAEGKDPKKPAESKKNPPNPGDVKKGSRKPGEGRTAPSKPGAAKKVPKKGQQTKDQEARLGEAKKSSQQPDKATQAPPIASGPGGKSEVKGGRSSQADTKAHRKTKPGSQSSKPTVTKGENAAASPAKKKMGSKVPKKAAAQGAGEGPKAKAPVPPKGSGSKMEPVPLARKAEAPKGPRKPGIPTKPSSSKAASKKAEAES; encoded by the exons ATGCCCAGCCCCACGGCGGGCACCGGGAGACCCCGGGTGGCCAAGCAGCGCCCCCCGCCTCTGCTCCCAGGCCAGGGGGCAGTGGCActgacctggggtgggg GCCTGATCCGGAGCGGCGTCCAAGAGCCCCGCCGCCACCCTCCGGTGCTGCGCATGGTGCTGGAGGCGCTGCAGGCGGGGGAGCAGCGCCGGGGCACCTCGGTGGCGGCCATCAAGGTTTACATCCTGCAGAAGTACCCGACGGTGGACGTCCTCCGGCTCAAGTACCTGCTGAAGCAGGCCTTGGCCACAGGCATACACCGCGGCCTCCTCGTCAGGCCCGTCAACTCCAAGGCCCGGGGAGCCACTGGCAGCTTCCAA TTAGTTtccaaagacaaaaggaaaatccAGCCCAGGAAGACGTCCACCATGACGGCGCCCAGGAGGCCTGGTCAAGCTGAGGGAAAGGACCCCAAGAAACCAGCTGAGTCAAAGAAGAACCCACCCAACCCAGGAGATGTGAAAAAAGGATCCAGGAAGCCGGGAGAGGGGAGGACAGCTCCCTCCAAACCAGGTGCAGCCAAGAAGGTCCCCAAGAAAGGCCAGCAGACCAAGGACCAAGAGGCAAGACTGGGTGAGGCCAAGAAGTCCTCCCAACAGCCAGACAAGGCCACACAGGCCCCTCCCATTGCCAGTGGGCCCGGCGGGAAGTCAGAGGTCAAAGGTGGAAGGAGCAGCCAAG CAGATACCAAGGCCCACAGGAAAACAAAGCCTGGGAGTCAGAGTTCTAAACCCACGGTCACCAAG GGCGAGAATGCTGCTGCTTCCCCAGCCAAAAAGAAGATGGGGAGCAAGGTCCCTAAAAAGGCTGCTGCCCAGGGGGCCGGGGAGGGGCCTAAAGCCAAGGCCCCTGTTCCTCCCAAGGGCAGTGGGTCCAAGATGGAGCCTGTACCACTGGCCAGGAAGGCAGAGGCCCCTAAAGGCCCGAGAAAGCCTGGCATTCCCACCAAGCCCTCATCATCCAAAGCGGCCAGTAAGAAGGCAGAAGCCGAGAGCTAG